A DNA window from Luteolibacter luteus contains the following coding sequences:
- a CDS encoding ABC transporter ATP-binding protein has protein sequence MDPAVEITDLVKTFRPAGRKEPLLAVDHVSLRIQPGEVYGLIGPNGSGKSTTMKALLGLVSPDSGTCRIFGNDSLKVDSRQDVGFLPENPYFYKHLSGSETLRFYGKLCGLRGATLESRVRELLELVDLSGAGDRRLGGYSKGMLQRIGLAQALIQDPRLVILDEPTAGVDPVGSRQIRDLILDLKQRGITVFLCSHLLEQVQEVCDRVGIIFRGKMVKEGPLEELLAVEDQTEIILRDASPELVAKVRELVAADGSAELLRSGRPKTTLERLFLQETVDRVDP, from the coding sequence ATGGACCCCGCCGTTGAAATCACCGACCTTGTGAAGACGTTCCGCCCGGCGGGGCGCAAGGAGCCGCTGCTGGCAGTGGACCACGTTTCACTCCGCATCCAGCCGGGTGAAGTCTACGGGCTGATCGGCCCTAACGGCTCCGGGAAATCGACGACCATGAAGGCGCTCCTCGGCCTGGTGAGCCCGGACTCCGGGACCTGCCGGATTTTCGGGAACGACTCGCTGAAGGTGGATTCGCGCCAGGACGTCGGTTTTCTTCCGGAGAATCCCTATTTCTACAAGCATCTCAGCGGCTCCGAGACCCTGCGCTTCTACGGGAAGCTCTGCGGCCTGCGGGGTGCCACGCTAGAGAGCCGGGTGAGGGAGCTTCTGGAGCTGGTGGACCTGTCGGGCGCGGGCGACCGCCGTCTGGGCGGCTACTCGAAGGGCATGCTCCAACGGATCGGCCTGGCCCAAGCACTGATCCAGGATCCGCGGCTGGTCATTCTCGATGAACCGACCGCCGGGGTGGACCCGGTGGGTTCCCGCCAGATCCGGGACCTGATCCTGGACCTGAAGCAGCGGGGCATCACGGTCTTCCTCTGCTCCCACCTGCTGGAGCAGGTGCAGGAGGTTTGCGACCGGGTGGGCATCATTTTCCGGGGCAAGATGGTAAAAGAAGGCCCGCTGGAGGAGCTTCTGGCAGTGGAGGACCAGACCGAGATCATCCTGCGGGATGCTTCCCCGGAGCTGGTCGCCAAGGTCCGCGAGCTGGTGGCAGCGGACGGCAGCGCCGAGCTGCTCCGCTCCGGCCGCCCGAAAACCACGCTGGAGCGACTCTTCCTCCAGGAAACCGTCGACCGGGTGGACCCCTGA
- a CDS encoding toxin-antitoxin system YwqK family antitoxin encodes MRHVILALSLMLPALAQELTIDELKDHLATDVEAFDEVSIPADGKPGNLSVRLGEKPVKIQDEVFDGFRFRCPELGEGKDFVWYFNVPKHWGNWYILPVEGKPGQAFKGWLDGDKLYTGFDKAAEKDRLRILQTLTGEYFKPGAEYIMWFRKTGEGDASDLRGTVAFAKKEKGDSWDHDAVEKALALKESPAAEQVEAIGSKGGRILLDKEFFEPGYGEGRIDSMFTSIRQTKRMSGGFFITMQISVPPCTSEPLLSAIEKKYGPPDFVRAATETDKVRKAAGAEGLDEEEKEITRHYYDHFAFETETGAKEPKVLCVSTVGADFSVLKPEPTGSSWASIDIENLVVFHKDGKEVGRAYYFLEDDKKPVFITVPPAGEYRRGKDDVLIAKGKGEWVRESFFPDGKIARRIPFKDDRMHGKAEGFHENGKTKFVAEYRKGVLDGELLQFDKSGKEVSKRKFKEGKPVEE; translated from the coding sequence ATGAGACATGTGATTCTGGCTCTCTCCTTGATGCTGCCCGCGCTGGCGCAGGAACTGACTATAGATGAGTTGAAGGACCATCTGGCCACCGATGTCGAAGCCTTCGACGAGGTCAGCATCCCGGCAGACGGAAAGCCCGGCAACTTGTCCGTCCGCTTGGGTGAAAAACCCGTGAAGATCCAGGACGAGGTCTTCGACGGCTTCCGCTTTCGCTGCCCGGAGCTGGGGGAGGGGAAGGATTTCGTCTGGTACTTCAATGTCCCGAAGCACTGGGGAAATTGGTATATCCTCCCCGTGGAGGGAAAACCCGGCCAAGCCTTCAAGGGCTGGCTGGATGGCGACAAGCTCTACACCGGCTTCGACAAGGCCGCCGAAAAGGACCGCCTGCGCATCCTCCAGACCCTCACGGGTGAATACTTCAAACCGGGTGCTGAATACATCATGTGGTTCCGGAAGACGGGCGAGGGCGATGCCTCGGATCTCCGGGGCACCGTTGCCTTCGCGAAGAAAGAAAAGGGCGACTCCTGGGACCACGATGCCGTCGAGAAGGCCCTCGCCCTGAAGGAATCCCCGGCCGCAGAACAGGTCGAAGCCATCGGCTCGAAGGGCGGCCGCATCCTCTTGGACAAGGAGTTCTTCGAGCCCGGCTACGGCGAAGGCCGCATCGACTCCATGTTCACCAGCATCCGCCAGACCAAGCGGATGTCCGGGGGCTTCTTCATCACCATGCAGATCTCCGTGCCCCCCTGCACCTCTGAGCCGCTCCTCAGCGCCATCGAGAAGAAATACGGCCCGCCTGATTTCGTCCGGGCCGCCACCGAAACCGACAAGGTGCGGAAAGCCGCCGGCGCTGAAGGCCTGGACGAGGAGGAAAAAGAAATCACCCGTCACTATTATGACCACTTCGCTTTTGAGACGGAGACCGGCGCGAAGGAGCCGAAGGTCCTGTGCGTCTCCACCGTCGGTGCTGATTTTTCCGTGCTGAAACCGGAACCCACCGGCTCCTCATGGGCCTCGATCGATATCGAGAACCTCGTGGTCTTCCACAAGGACGGCAAGGAAGTCGGCCGCGCCTACTACTTCCTTGAGGACGACAAGAAGCCCGTCTTCATCACCGTCCCTCCCGCCGGAGAGTATCGCCGGGGTAAGGACGACGTGCTGATTGCCAAGGGCAAGGGCGAGTGGGTCCGCGAGAGCTTCTTCCCGGACGGCAAGATCGCACGCCGCATTCCCTTCAAGGACGACCGCATGCATGGCAAGGCCGAGGGCTTCCATGAAAACGGAAAGACGAAGTTCGTCGCCGAGTATCGGAAAGGCGTGCTCGATGGTGAGCTCCTGCAGTTCGACAAGTCCGGGAAGGAAGTCAGCAAGCGGAAGTTCAAGGAAGGCAAACCCGTGGAAGAATGA
- a CDS encoding ATP-binding protein, with protein sequence MPDAPLPAWASEIVARYDSGAAGQFILHGNVADRMLLRVSGGAKLGRLNDYLLDVLLPRFQVVLSYDPGMGLRVERGKEIFAEWPSLKELGEMPSLPLPAVRVIAHFLQYARNLRAVGAKSVSVAVILRDAQLYVPMLPQSLNHELNAIASIVRSWGSDTTLATHGQAVFLIADRINHLHPLVADNPRSAEIGVPLPDASELAGALEVLKPECPKALEDGIDFAKIASRLAGTSIAALEAFLRQRNHAGKPLGDADLGELRKALVERDAGELIDFIEPDRTLDDVIGLEGVKTRLRQDLGLWRQDDTAALPMGYLFSGPVGTGKTYLAECLAGEAGVPVVTLRNFRDRWVGSTEANLEKIFALLHALGRCIVFVDEADQALGRRAAGSGDSGVSSRVYSMLAAEMSDTRNRGKILWILASSRPDLIEVDLKRPGRIDVKVPIFPTATQEEGMVLLGALCKRRGIPLDDAAKTSLLPLVPPWLTPGAAEALAVKAYRLTKTGTPDPAAALRTCLQGYRPPVDPSIIRAQMQLAAEEATDAEFVPKEVSLYLTGT encoded by the coding sequence ATGCCAGATGCTCCGCTTCCTGCCTGGGCCTCCGAGATCGTCGCCCGCTACGACAGCGGTGCGGCGGGCCAATTCATCCTCCATGGCAATGTGGCCGACCGCATGTTGCTGCGTGTCTCCGGCGGTGCGAAGCTGGGCAGGCTGAATGACTACCTGTTAGATGTGCTCCTGCCGCGCTTCCAGGTCGTGCTCTCTTATGACCCCGGCATGGGCCTGCGCGTGGAGCGGGGGAAGGAGATCTTCGCCGAATGGCCCTCCTTGAAGGAGCTCGGGGAGATGCCCTCGCTGCCCTTGCCCGCCGTCCGCGTCATCGCTCACTTCCTCCAGTATGCGCGGAATCTCCGCGCGGTCGGTGCGAAGAGCGTCTCGGTCGCCGTGATCCTGCGCGATGCCCAACTTTACGTGCCGATGCTCCCGCAGTCGCTCAATCACGAGCTGAATGCCATCGCTTCCATCGTCCGCTCATGGGGCAGCGATACCACCTTGGCGACGCACGGCCAGGCCGTCTTTCTCATCGCAGACCGCATCAATCACCTCCATCCCTTGGTCGCGGACAACCCGCGCTCCGCGGAGATCGGCGTCCCGCTGCCAGATGCCTCCGAGCTCGCCGGTGCCCTTGAAGTGCTGAAGCCCGAGTGCCCGAAGGCCTTGGAAGATGGTATCGACTTCGCGAAAATCGCCTCGCGCCTCGCAGGTACCTCCATCGCCGCCTTGGAAGCCTTCCTCCGCCAGCGGAACCACGCCGGCAAGCCCTTGGGCGATGCCGATCTCGGGGAACTCCGGAAAGCCCTCGTCGAGCGCGATGCCGGTGAGCTGATCGATTTCATCGAGCCGGATCGCACGCTGGATGACGTCATCGGCTTGGAAGGCGTGAAGACCCGCCTGCGCCAAGACCTCGGGCTCTGGCGTCAGGATGACACCGCCGCGCTACCCATGGGCTATCTTTTCAGTGGCCCCGTCGGCACCGGAAAGACCTACCTCGCCGAATGCCTCGCGGGGGAAGCCGGCGTGCCCGTCGTCACCCTGCGGAATTTCCGGGATCGCTGGGTCGGCTCCACCGAGGCGAATCTGGAAAAGATCTTTGCGCTCCTTCACGCCCTCGGCCGCTGCATCGTCTTCGTCGATGAGGCGGACCAGGCCCTCGGCCGCCGCGCGGCAGGCTCTGGCGACTCGGGTGTTTCCAGCCGCGTCTACTCCATGCTCGCCGCGGAAATGTCCGACACGCGGAACCGCGGGAAGATCCTCTGGATCCTCGCCTCCAGCCGTCCGGATCTGATCGAGGTGGACCTCAAGCGCCCCGGCCGCATTGACGTGAAAGTCCCCATCTTCCCCACGGCTACCCAGGAAGAAGGCATGGTCCTGTTAGGCGCGCTCTGCAAACGCCGCGGCATCCCTCTCGATGATGCTGCCAAGACCTCACTCCTGCCGCTCGTGCCGCCATGGCTCACGCCCGGTGCTGCGGAAGCCTTGGCCGTGAAGGCCTATCGCCTCACCAAGACCGGCACGCCGGATCCCGCCGCGGCCCTCCGCACCTGCCTGCAGGGCTATCGTCCACCGGTCGATCCCTCCATCATCCGCGCCCAGATGCAGCTCGCTGCCGAAGAAGCCACGGATGCCGAGTTCGTGCCGAAGGAAGTGAGCCTCTACCTCACCGGGACATGA
- a CDS encoding 3D domain-containing protein, protein MTFRLASAAALVALLFSSCATDSDLTVLSKARANRSSGTYSTGNSFGPVGVYTTSQPSPVLAQQAAGKPKDKHGMPFYKASERTRLVRTTAYTCSEDDHIEYGSMNAAGTPLRYTDRVRSAAADWAVYPVGTVFRIKGMPQLFVVDDYGSALTGTGTVDIYTPSKQYMGAWGRRNVELTVVQWGSYARSAEILAKRTHFPHCAQMYAAINRMTSGQTAATASR, encoded by the coding sequence ATGACTTTCCGCCTCGCTTCCGCCGCCGCGCTTGTCGCCCTGCTCTTCTCGAGCTGCGCCACGGATTCGGACCTGACGGTTCTCTCCAAAGCCCGCGCGAATCGCTCCTCCGGCACCTACTCGACCGGTAATTCCTTTGGCCCGGTGGGTGTCTACACCACCTCCCAACCTTCCCCGGTGTTGGCCCAGCAGGCCGCCGGAAAGCCGAAGGACAAGCACGGCATGCCTTTCTACAAGGCTTCCGAGCGCACGCGCCTCGTTCGCACCACCGCTTATACCTGCTCCGAGGATGACCACATCGAGTACGGCTCGATGAATGCCGCGGGCACCCCGCTCCGCTACACCGACCGCGTCCGCAGCGCCGCTGCCGATTGGGCCGTCTACCCGGTGGGCACCGTTTTCCGCATCAAGGGCATGCCCCAGCTTTTCGTGGTGGATGACTACGGCTCGGCGCTTACCGGCACCGGCACCGTGGATATCTACACCCCGAGCAAGCAGTACATGGGCGCTTGGGGCCGCCGCAATGTCGAGCTGACCGTCGTCCAGTGGGGTTCCTATGCCCGCAGCGCGGAAATCCTCGCCAAGCGCACTCACTTCCCGCACTGCGCGCAGATGTATGCCGCGATCAACCGGATGACCTCCGGCCAGACCGCTGCCACGGCATCCCGCTAA
- the nth gene encoding endonuclease III, translating into MTRAERAAHVDRRLAELYPETPIPLDHKDPYTLLVAVLLSAQCTDARVNTVTPALFALADSPQEMAKVPVEKIKEIIRPCGLSPRKSQAISDLSKILMDQHGGQVPADFEALEALPGVGHKTASVVMAQAFGVPAFPVDTHIHRLAKRWKLTEGKNVEQTERDLKKLFRRDRWNALHLQIIFYGREHCSARGCDGKSCLLCQELFPRKR; encoded by the coding sequence ATGACCCGCGCTGAACGGGCCGCCCACGTGGACCGGCGGCTCGCGGAACTCTACCCGGAAACGCCGATCCCGCTGGATCACAAGGACCCCTACACCCTGCTGGTGGCGGTCCTTCTTTCCGCGCAGTGCACCGACGCCCGGGTAAATACCGTGACTCCCGCGCTCTTCGCGCTGGCAGATAGCCCGCAGGAAATGGCCAAGGTGCCGGTGGAGAAGATCAAGGAGATCATCCGCCCCTGTGGCTTGTCCCCGCGGAAATCCCAAGCCATCAGCGATCTCTCGAAGATCCTCATGGATCAGCACGGTGGGCAGGTCCCCGCCGACTTTGAGGCTTTGGAGGCCCTGCCCGGCGTAGGGCACAAGACAGCCTCCGTGGTCATGGCCCAGGCCTTCGGGGTCCCCGCCTTCCCGGTGGATACCCACATCCACCGCCTGGCGAAGCGCTGGAAGCTGACCGAGGGGAAAAACGTGGAGCAGACCGAGCGGGATCTGAAAAAGCTCTTCCGCCGCGATCGATGGAATGCACTCCACCTCCAGATCATCTTCTATGGTCGGGAGCACTGCTCGGCCCGGGGCTGCGATGGCAAGTCCTGCCTCCTCTGCCAGGAGCTGTTTCCCCGAAAGCGGTAA
- a CDS encoding tetratricopeptide repeat protein, protein MKHHHPFHTPAIIMMAGVAVAGAEVAGDAKTLNAEALTAMEAGKWEEALQLFDRCVAAHGTDALKKFGPSFGVTWYRKGICEMQLKRPEAAAKSFETCYRDFPNNGKAAENLYNKRALIRWGEAAQAMGNHAEAIRLFTKFLAERDKSKEPFEPGSFYIQLALCHLACGDLAQGAENLETAVRNRKGFATPDSGIVAALQSLVAASAAKKEAAALTAFLEKNKGSLLIAPFEMATYAPAFVRMATDAMGASMDQAALDLFLLIPPSEKISAALKAKIEEMGAQASVTEGNRTLVKSDLQATLDALDKSVRDGTCHEAIQLGATAVIRERQGDLQAAYQACEQLEVRFPHAKDRETYLFNVVRAGAAIGEPAAAAKYGPQFLETYPDSKQVPAVRRLMLVSLFRAGNHEACIKVASELMPKLTEGTQDHDACLHILAASYEQSDRFDDARPLLDRHATLYPQSPFAQATLYYQASNRVHLEQWDEAAKLLDALAGRYPDPAANPYHVLALVDRARCHAAKAEDAAALEKIGLIQDGFPDAPVVAAALGLKGDLLLKQDKPGEAETCYKQSLEKAETAGNRPAAAEALARLAGLLSGMGKDRAKEAAGYCDRFWKNYSDLSPARTKIIVLQPSILENAGRTQEALDRLRTTIVETSANPSDPSLEPAIREYARIFASKQGAEALNQHFRDFQGIRPDDKVTRSLLRIAVITVVESQLGQGDDAEKAKADALMKSLFQELKSEFGPKDLPAGILVRMGDFLRLKTSAPRQALPYYEEVLARADVAVRFPALLGKATVLAEGSKEEREAAIKDLESIFADSPDALDKEEALYWLVMTKMKAGDFAGAGNSAERYLAHDSGYHLHVPEVRLALAGSYQERNMVSEALSAHERVWRDHEAVSRVSNQAMRSWMLLSWARQTPAKDGTRSDRQAAYEEGAAFLDRTRPFYNKMVSFDQETWLEIEKLVAEYGGSTDVKKVVKASPPPEE, encoded by the coding sequence ATGAAGCACCACCACCCCTTCCATACCCCGGCCATCATCATGATGGCTGGCGTGGCGGTCGCGGGAGCGGAGGTCGCCGGGGACGCGAAAACCCTGAATGCGGAAGCTCTCACTGCCATGGAGGCGGGGAAATGGGAAGAGGCCCTCCAGCTTTTTGACCGCTGCGTGGCCGCCCATGGCACGGATGCCCTGAAGAAATTTGGCCCCTCCTTCGGCGTCACTTGGTACCGGAAGGGGATCTGCGAGATGCAGTTGAAGCGCCCGGAGGCCGCCGCGAAGTCCTTCGAAACCTGCTACCGGGACTTCCCGAACAACGGGAAGGCCGCCGAAAATCTCTACAACAAGCGCGCCCTGATCCGTTGGGGCGAGGCCGCGCAGGCGATGGGGAACCACGCCGAGGCCATCCGGCTTTTCACCAAGTTCCTCGCAGAGCGGGACAAGTCGAAGGAGCCCTTCGAGCCCGGTTCCTTCTACATCCAGCTCGCTCTTTGCCACTTGGCCTGCGGCGACTTGGCCCAAGGTGCGGAGAATCTGGAAACCGCCGTCCGGAACCGGAAAGGTTTCGCGACCCCGGACTCGGGGATCGTGGCCGCGCTCCAGTCCTTGGTGGCGGCTTCTGCCGCCAAGAAGGAGGCGGCGGCGCTGACGGCCTTTCTTGAGAAGAACAAGGGGTCGCTGCTTATCGCGCCTTTCGAAATGGCCACCTACGCTCCGGCGTTCGTCCGGATGGCCACCGATGCGATGGGTGCCTCCATGGATCAGGCGGCGCTCGATCTCTTCCTGCTCATCCCGCCTTCCGAAAAGATCAGCGCCGCGCTGAAAGCGAAGATCGAGGAGATGGGCGCGCAGGCTTCCGTCACCGAGGGCAACCGGACCTTGGTGAAAAGCGATCTCCAGGCGACTCTGGATGCGCTCGATAAATCGGTGCGGGACGGCACCTGCCATGAGGCGATCCAGCTGGGTGCCACCGCTGTCATTCGCGAGCGCCAGGGGGATCTCCAAGCCGCCTACCAAGCCTGCGAGCAACTGGAGGTCCGCTTTCCTCATGCGAAGGATCGGGAAACCTACCTCTTCAATGTCGTGCGCGCGGGTGCCGCGATCGGCGAGCCGGCGGCAGCGGCCAAGTACGGCCCGCAATTCCTCGAGACCTATCCGGATTCGAAGCAGGTGCCTGCGGTGCGGCGGCTGATGCTCGTTTCACTCTTCCGGGCGGGAAATCACGAGGCCTGCATCAAGGTTGCCTCCGAACTGATGCCGAAGCTCACGGAAGGCACCCAGGATCACGATGCCTGCCTGCACATCCTCGCTGCCAGCTATGAGCAATCGGACCGCTTCGATGACGCCCGTCCGCTGCTTGACCGGCACGCCACGCTCTACCCGCAGAGTCCCTTCGCCCAGGCCACGCTCTATTATCAGGCATCGAATCGCGTCCATCTCGAGCAGTGGGATGAAGCGGCCAAGCTGCTCGATGCCTTGGCCGGACGCTATCCGGACCCCGCGGCAAATCCTTATCATGTGCTCGCGCTCGTCGACCGCGCCCGCTGCCATGCCGCGAAGGCGGAGGACGCCGCCGCGCTGGAAAAGATCGGCCTCATCCAGGACGGCTTCCCTGATGCGCCGGTCGTGGCCGCGGCACTCGGCCTGAAGGGCGACCTCTTGCTCAAGCAGGACAAGCCCGGCGAGGCGGAGACCTGCTACAAGCAGTCGCTCGAAAAGGCGGAAACCGCGGGCAATCGCCCCGCCGCGGCGGAGGCCCTCGCCCGTTTGGCAGGCCTCCTCTCCGGGATGGGAAAGGATCGCGCCAAGGAAGCAGCCGGCTATTGCGACCGCTTCTGGAAGAACTATTCCGACCTGTCCCCGGCACGTACGAAGATCATTGTACTTCAGCCCTCGATCCTCGAGAATGCGGGCCGGACCCAGGAAGCCCTCGATCGCTTGCGGACCACGATCGTCGAGACCTCGGCCAATCCATCCGACCCTTCGCTTGAGCCAGCGATCCGCGAGTATGCGCGCATCTTTGCCTCGAAGCAGGGGGCGGAAGCGCTCAACCAGCATTTCCGGGATTTCCAAGGAATCCGGCCGGACGACAAGGTGACCCGCTCGCTGCTGCGCATCGCCGTGATTACGGTGGTCGAGTCACAGCTCGGCCAAGGGGATGACGCGGAGAAGGCGAAGGCCGATGCCTTGATGAAGTCTCTCTTCCAGGAGCTGAAGAGCGAGTTCGGGCCGAAGGATCTCCCGGCCGGCATCCTTGTCCGCATGGGCGATTTCCTCCGCCTGAAGACCTCCGCGCCACGGCAGGCGCTTCCTTACTACGAAGAGGTGCTGGCCCGCGCGGATGTTGCGGTCCGTTTTCCTGCGCTGCTCGGAAAGGCCACAGTCCTCGCTGAAGGAAGCAAGGAAGAGCGGGAAGCTGCCATCAAGGATTTGGAATCGATCTTCGCCGATTCACCGGATGCCCTCGATAAGGAGGAAGCTCTCTACTGGCTGGTGATGACGAAGATGAAGGCAGGTGATTTCGCCGGGGCGGGGAATAGCGCCGAGCGCTATCTGGCGCACGATTCCGGTTACCACCTTCACGTTCCAGAGGTTCGCTTGGCATTGGCCGGCTCTTATCAGGAGCGCAATATGGTGAGCGAGGCCCTCTCCGCTCATGAACGGGTATGGCGGGACCACGAGGCGGTGTCCCGTGTCTCGAACCAGGCCATGCGCTCGTGGATGCTGCTTTCCTGGGCCCGCCAGACCCCGGCCAAGGACGGAACTCGC